One window from the genome of Coleofasciculus sp. FACHB-T130 encodes:
- a CDS encoding glycosyltransferase family 2 protein — translation MSADDIPDISVVVPVYNEVESLPHLIEAIATTLIETNLNYEIICVDDGSKDGSAEFLKSLVQTHKNLKAVLLRRNYGQTPAMSAGFNYARGKVIITMDGDLQNDPADIPRLLAKLEEGYDLVSGWREKRQDAALTRLLPSKIANWLIGRVTGVELHDYGCSLKAYRSELVADMNLYGELHRFLPALAFIEGARITELPVGHHARRYGSSKYGLGRTFRVVMDLLTVYFMKKFLTRPMHVFGLFGIIAMALGTLLGLYLTILKVGFGQSIGDRPLLILAVVLLVTGVQLFSFGLLAELLMRTYHESQGRPIYRVREVVGGNVNNSKQREG, via the coding sequence ATGTCTGCTGACGATATCCCCGATATTTCTGTAGTAGTGCCGGTTTATAACGAGGTGGAAAGTTTACCCCACCTAATTGAAGCGATCGCAACCACTTTAATTGAGACGAATCTGAACTACGAAATTATTTGCGTGGATGATGGTTCTAAGGATGGTTCAGCGGAATTTCTGAAATCTCTAGTGCAAACCCACAAAAACTTAAAAGCAGTGCTTCTGCGTCGAAACTACGGTCAAACTCCGGCAATGTCTGCGGGGTTTAACTATGCGCGAGGCAAGGTGATTATCACAATGGATGGCGATTTGCAGAATGACCCGGCGGATATTCCCCGGCTCTTGGCAAAGTTAGAAGAAGGCTATGACTTGGTCAGTGGCTGGCGTGAGAAACGACAGGACGCCGCCCTGACTCGTCTGCTTCCGTCTAAAATCGCTAACTGGTTAATTGGGCGAGTCACGGGTGTAGAGTTGCATGACTACGGTTGTTCCCTAAAAGCCTACCGCTCAGAATTGGTGGCGGATATGAATCTTTATGGGGAATTGCACCGATTTTTGCCAGCTTTGGCGTTCATTGAGGGGGCAAGAATTACTGAGCTGCCAGTGGGGCACCATGCCCGCCGCTATGGAAGCAGTAAGTATGGGTTGGGGCGGACATTCCGAGTCGTGATGGACTTGTTAACCGTCTACTTTATGAAAAAGTTCCTCACCCGCCCCATGCACGTCTTTGGGCTGTTTGGCATTATTGCAATGGCATTAGGGACGCTGCTTGGTCTGTATTTAACGATTTTAAAAGTGGGTTTCGGTCAGAGCATTGGCGATCGCCCGTTATTGATTCTGGCGGTCGTACTGCTAGTGACGGGTGTGCAATTATTTTCTTTTGGACTGCTTGCAGAATTGTTAATGAGAACTTATCACGAGTCTCAGGGCAGACCAATCTATCGGGTGAGGGAAGTTGTTGGGGGGAATGTTAACAATAGTAAACAAAGGGAAGGCTAA
- the murJ gene encoding murein biosynthesis integral membrane protein MurJ codes for MTEKQKTARTLASIAGIVAVATLISKIFGLVRQQAIAAAFGVGVVADAYNYAYVIPGFLLILLGGINGPFHSAIVSVLAKQRDKSEAAPLVETITTMVGGILLLVTIVLIVFAGVFINLVAPGLSETPQGLQVRAIAIQQLQIMAPMALMAGLIGIGFGTLNAADMYWLPSVSPLFSSITVIGGLAVLALQVGNQITLPQYAEVGGLVLAGGTLAGAVLQWLVQLTAQWRAGLGKLRLRFEWNQPGVKEVLKVMGPATLSSGTLQINLYTDLFFASYIPTAAAAMTYAGLLVQTPLGIISNVILVPLLPVFSRLAAPEDWPELKQRIRQGLLLTAITMLPLSALMMTLAVPIVQVIYQRGAFKSRASELVASLLMAYGIGMFVYLGRDVLVRVFYALGDGETPFRISIVNIFFNALLDFILVQRFGAPGLILSTVMVNTISVVALIWMLNRKLNGLPWQEWSLPILGLTGASFVAGLASWGVSKGFQEVWNANGLLVQLLQLSLAAFVGLIVYAFLAKQLNLPEVDIFVSRIRQRFAR; via the coding sequence GTGACTGAAAAGCAGAAAACCGCTCGGACACTCGCGAGCATTGCCGGAATTGTGGCAGTTGCTACGCTGATTAGTAAAATTTTTGGGTTAGTACGCCAACAAGCGATCGCTGCCGCTTTTGGTGTGGGTGTCGTTGCCGATGCCTACAATTACGCTTATGTGATTCCTGGCTTTTTGCTGATCTTACTGGGCGGCATCAATGGCCCTTTTCACAGTGCGATTGTCAGCGTTTTAGCCAAGCAGCGCGACAAATCGGAAGCTGCGCCCCTAGTAGAGACGATTACAACGATGGTAGGCGGAATACTCCTACTCGTTACGATCGTCCTAATTGTGTTTGCAGGCGTTTTTATTAACCTGGTGGCACCCGGTTTAAGCGAGACGCCGCAAGGACTGCAAGTGAGAGCGATCGCCATCCAGCAGTTACAGATCATGGCTCCGATGGCGCTGATGGCTGGGCTAATTGGGATTGGTTTTGGCACCTTAAATGCGGCAGATATGTACTGGCTACCCTCGGTTAGCCCCTTATTCTCCAGCATTACCGTAATTGGTGGACTGGCAGTTTTGGCGCTACAAGTCGGCAACCAAATTACCCTACCCCAATACGCTGAAGTAGGAGGACTGGTGTTGGCGGGGGGAACCCTTGCCGGTGCCGTGTTGCAGTGGCTAGTCCAACTTACTGCCCAGTGGCGGGCTGGCTTAGGCAAGTTACGCCTGCGATTTGAATGGAATCAGCCGGGGGTCAAGGAGGTCTTGAAGGTGATGGGACCTGCGACGCTTTCCTCCGGGACGCTGCAAATTAACCTCTACACCGATTTATTTTTCGCCTCGTATATCCCCACAGCAGCGGCTGCCATGACCTATGCGGGGCTTCTCGTTCAAACACCTCTAGGAATTATCTCGAATGTCATTTTAGTCCCCCTGCTGCCGGTTTTTTCGCGACTCGCTGCCCCTGAAGATTGGCCCGAACTCAAGCAACGGATTCGCCAAGGATTACTGCTGACTGCGATTACTATGTTGCCTTTGAGTGCCCTGATGATGACGCTAGCCGTCCCCATCGTCCAAGTAATCTATCAACGCGGAGCCTTTAAGTCTAGAGCATCTGAGTTGGTTGCTTCATTGCTGATGGCTTATGGGATTGGGATGTTTGTCTACTTGGGGCGAGATGTACTGGTGCGGGTATTTTATGCCTTGGGCGATGGAGAGACGCCCTTTCGCATCAGTATCGTGAATATCTTCTTCAATGCTCTGCTAGATTTTATTCTTGTTCAACGTTTTGGGGCACCCGGTTTGATTTTATCCACGGTGATGGTCAATACCATTTCAGTCGTGGCACTCATTTGGATGTTGAATCGCAAGCTTAACGGCTTGCCTTGGCAAGAGTGGAGTTTGCCAATTTTGGGTTTGACAGGTGCTAGCTTTGTAGCTGGTTTAGCGAGTTGGGGTGTCAGTAAAGGTTTTCAAGAAGTCTGGAATGCGAATGGGTTGCTGGTGCAGTTATTGCAGCTAAGTTTAGCCGCTTTTGTTGGCTTGATCGTTTATGCTTTCTTGGCAAAGCAGCTGAATTTGCCGGAAGTTGATATTTTTGTGTCGCGGATTCGCCAACGCTTTGCGAGGTAG
- a CDS encoding MFS transporter: protein MKVFWTLEPPSRRNLLVLFTAGLLFWSSMASLLPTLPLYIEDVGGTTQQIGIVMGSFALGLVLCRSWLGRLADRRGRKVVLLIGMTVAAIAPLGYLVVKSIPLLMLLRAFHGISIAAFTTGYSALVVDLSPFSKRGELIGYMSLVTPVGMAIGPAVGGYIQAGVGYTPLFLLSCGLGAIGLVCANQVKEPRIVHETNDSSAGSSETQQFWRLLASPRLRIPALVLLLVGVAFGALSTFVPLFIKDAEVDLNPGLFYTAAAIASFISRIIIGRASDRYGRGIFITGSIFSYALAMLMLSHAYTARTFLVGGFLEGAGAGTLLPMMIALISDRSSPQERGRVFALCITGFDVGIAIAGPVLGSIAEPIGYRAMFTITTVISFLALIIFATLSSKNLSHSLRFAFGREKDVYALNKVGLQSEA, encoded by the coding sequence TTGAAAGTTTTTTGGACGCTAGAGCCGCCCAGTCGCCGCAATCTGTTGGTTTTATTTACGGCTGGGCTATTATTTTGGTCTAGTATGGCTTCTTTGCTCCCAACGCTGCCGCTCTATATCGAGGATGTGGGCGGAACGACGCAGCAGATTGGGATTGTCATGGGGTCATTTGCCCTCGGATTGGTTCTGTGTCGTTCGTGGCTGGGGCGTTTGGCAGATCGACGCGGTCGCAAGGTGGTCTTGCTGATTGGCATGACCGTGGCAGCGATCGCGCCTTTGGGCTATCTAGTTGTTAAATCAATTCCCCTATTAATGCTGCTGCGAGCGTTCCACGGGATTAGCATTGCGGCTTTCACGACGGGTTACAGCGCCTTGGTGGTTGATTTGTCCCCATTTTCCAAGCGGGGTGAGTTAATTGGCTACATGAGCTTGGTAACGCCAGTTGGGATGGCGATAGGGCCAGCAGTTGGGGGTTATATCCAAGCTGGGGTTGGTTACACGCCGTTGTTTCTGCTCTCTTGCGGGCTAGGAGCGATCGGTTTAGTTTGTGCCAATCAAGTCAAAGAACCCCGAATCGTCCACGAGACAAACGATTCCTCTGCCGGTTCATCCGAAACTCAACAATTTTGGCGACTTCTGGCAAGTCCTCGTCTAAGGATTCCAGCTTTAGTGTTGTTGCTGGTTGGTGTAGCGTTTGGAGCGTTAAGTACCTTCGTCCCTTTATTTATTAAAGATGCCGAAGTTGACTTAAATCCGGGGTTATTTTATACAGCAGCAGCGATCGCGTCTTTTATTTCCCGCATCATCATTGGTCGCGCTTCTGACCGTTACGGACGCGGAATTTTTATCACTGGCAGTATATTCAGCTATGCATTGGCAATGCTGATGCTGTCTCATGCTTACACTGCCCGTACCTTTTTAGTGGGCGGTTTTTTGGAAGGCGCAGGAGCGGGAACGTTACTGCCGATGATGATTGCCTTGATTTCCGACCGTTCCTCTCCCCAAGAACGAGGCAGAGTCTTTGCTTTGTGCATCACAGGGTTTGATGTCGGGATAGCGATCGCGGGTCCTGTTTTGGGTTCCATTGCCGAACCCATTGGCTACCGAGCAATGTTTACTATTACAACAGTTATTTCATTCCTGGCGCTGATTATCTTCGCTACCCTATCGAGCAAAAATTTATCCCATTCCCTCCGCTTCGCCTTTGGCAGAGAAAAGGATGTTTATGCCTTGAATAAGGTTGGGCTACAAAGTGAGGCATAA
- the nrtS gene encoding nitrate/nitrite transporter NrtS yields MKTLKAYLVSLFDKEFIPTGLKTAVFVGTLLFLINHGFAFFRGEMTRDRWISGLLTYLMPYLVNVYGQHAYRRKLIKTSSYQSKHF; encoded by the coding sequence ATGAAGACACTTAAAGCATATCTTGTCAGCTTATTTGACAAAGAGTTTATCCCGACTGGATTAAAAACGGCTGTATTTGTCGGAACTCTCTTGTTTTTGATCAATCACGGGTTTGCCTTTTTCCGAGGCGAAATGACGCGCGATCGCTGGATTTCTGGATTGCTGACCTACCTAATGCCTTATCTAGTCAATGTTTACGGTCAACACGCTTATCGTCGCAAGTTAATTAAAACTTCTTCGTATCAAAGTAAACATTTTTAG
- a CDS encoding ABC transporter substrate-binding protein has product MSRPASAKNIKPSWAIALAITTITTSFLTAACENPSQTTPGNNTPTSTTSSPAQTTGSTPATSGSGLKIGSLLPTTGDLSSVGQPLPDAIRLLIDTVNKCGGVNSQPVTFIPEDDQTDPNAGTAGMTKLTEVDRVAGVVGSFASSVSSAAVPVAVRNKVMFISPGSTSPVFTERAKKGEFQGYWARTAPPDTYQAQALAKLASDRGFKRVSTIVINNDYGVGFEQEFVQAFKKLGGTIVNKPTRYDPKAATFESDILEAFKDKPDAVAAVVYAETGSLLLKSAYEQGLSKGVQVMLTDGAYSEDFPEQVGKTSDDQFILTGAIGTVPGANGPALAEFTKIWKEKTGRGLSAYVPHAWDAAALMVLAAEDAKLNTGEGIKSKIRDVANAPGTEVSDVCQALELVRKGEEINYQGASGNVDIDANGDVVGSYDVWAVEPTGSLAVTGKVSPQVAVTEKK; this is encoded by the coding sequence ATGAGCAGACCCGCTTCAGCCAAAAATATCAAACCGAGTTGGGCGATCGCCCTAGCAATTACCACTATTACGACAAGTTTTCTAACCGCTGCTTGCGAAAACCCCTCTCAAACAACGCCAGGTAATAACACGCCAACCAGTACAACCAGTAGCCCCGCCCAGACTACAGGTTCTACCCCAGCCACCAGCGGTTCCGGACTCAAGATTGGCTCACTGCTGCCGACCACTGGCGACCTATCTTCCGTAGGGCAACCCCTGCCAGATGCTATCCGCCTGTTAATAGACACCGTCAACAAGTGTGGCGGCGTCAATAGTCAGCCAGTCACATTTATTCCTGAAGATGACCAAACCGATCCCAACGCTGGCACCGCAGGAATGACCAAATTAACGGAAGTAGATAGAGTTGCTGGCGTCGTCGGTTCCTTTGCCAGCAGCGTTTCTAGTGCCGCCGTGCCTGTCGCTGTCCGCAACAAGGTGATGTTTATCTCACCAGGTAGCACCAGCCCCGTCTTTACAGAACGAGCCAAAAAAGGAGAATTTCAAGGTTATTGGGCGCGGACGGCTCCCCCCGATACCTATCAAGCTCAGGCTTTAGCAAAACTAGCCAGTGACAGAGGATTTAAGCGCGTTTCCACCATCGTCATCAACAACGACTATGGAGTTGGTTTTGAACAAGAATTTGTACAAGCCTTTAAAAAATTAGGAGGCACTATTGTCAACAAACCAACTCGCTACGACCCCAAAGCCGCTACTTTTGAAAGCGACATACTAGAAGCGTTCAAGGACAAGCCTGATGCGGTGGCAGCAGTTGTTTATGCTGAAACCGGCAGCTTGCTCTTAAAATCTGCCTACGAACAAGGTCTAAGTAAAGGCGTCCAGGTGATGCTGACAGATGGTGCTTATTCGGAAGACTTTCCCGAACAGGTCGGCAAAACCAGCGATGATCAATTTATATTAACTGGGGCAATCGGTACGGTTCCCGGTGCTAATGGCCCAGCACTGGCTGAGTTCACCAAGATTTGGAAAGAGAAAACTGGAAGGGGATTGAGCGCCTATGTCCCTCACGCTTGGGATGCTGCCGCTTTGATGGTACTAGCAGCCGAAGACGCTAAATTAAATACCGGCGAAGGCATTAAAAGTAAGATTCGTGATGTCGCCAATGCCCCAGGAACGGAAGTCAGCGATGTTTGTCAGGCACTAGAACTGGTGCGTAAGGGTGAGGAGATTAACTACCAGGGAGCTAGCGGTAACGTCGATATTGATGCAAACGGCGATGTGGTGGGTAGCTACGATGTCTGGGCGGTGGAACCTACAGGTTCCCTAGCCGTGACCGGCAAAGTCAGCCCTCAAGTAGCCGTAACCGAGAAAAAGTAA
- a CDS encoding DUF3181 family protein, producing the protein MARTNTSEAIESLAAEIGENVYIDVAKWHLYLQDAKLHTLVAEKLYPLLADNSLDENQVLKVLQGIPVKLGGGKREVPLVDLLPTQCQVNLMDLLEEFQRNL; encoded by the coding sequence ATGGCTAGAACCAACACTTCTGAAGCAATTGAATCCCTCGCCGCCGAAATTGGCGAAAACGTTTACATCGATGTGGCTAAATGGCACCTCTATTTGCAGGATGCCAAGCTGCATACTCTTGTGGCAGAAAAACTGTATCCCCTACTGGCTGATAATTCTCTAGATGAAAATCAGGTGTTGAAAGTCCTGCAAGGGATTCCCGTCAAGTTAGGCGGCGGGAAGCGGGAAGTTCCCCTAGTAGATTTGTTGCCTACCCAGTGCCAGGTAAACCTGATGGATCTTCTGGAAGAATTCCAGCGCAATCTATAA
- the moaC gene encoding cyclic pyranopterin monophosphate synthase MoaC: MMQNFSQNQPLTHLDAHGEAQMVDVSGKEQTRRHAVAAAQVRMLLETFEAIQAGNAPKGDVLGTARLAGIMAAKQTSQLIPLCHPLPIHKVEVQIVPDAQLPGYQIQAEVVTKAETGVEMEALTAVSVAALTLYDMAKALEKGMVIESIRLVSKTGGKSGDYLRQGQGS, encoded by the coding sequence ATGATGCAAAATTTTTCTCAAAATCAACCGCTCACTCATTTGGATGCCCACGGTGAGGCTCAGATGGTGGATGTTTCCGGCAAAGAACAAACTCGACGCCATGCTGTTGCTGCGGCACAAGTGCGGATGTTGCTAGAGACATTTGAGGCGATTCAGGCGGGGAACGCGCCGAAAGGAGATGTATTGGGAACTGCGAGATTGGCTGGGATTATGGCAGCAAAGCAGACTTCTCAGCTAATTCCCCTGTGTCATCCCTTGCCAATTCATAAAGTAGAAGTTCAGATCGTGCCTGACGCCCAGTTGCCGGGATATCAGATTCAAGCGGAAGTCGTCACCAAGGCGGAAACTGGCGTGGAAATGGAAGCGCTAACAGCCGTTTCTGTCGCTGCACTCACCCTCTACGACATGGCGAAAGCGTTGGAAAAAGGGATGGTGATTGAATCGATTCGCTTGGTGAGTAAGACGGGTGGCAAGTCGGGAGATTACCTTCGCCAGGGACAGGGCAGTTAG
- a CDS encoding serine hydrolase, translated as MTFFHKDAQLEKLGDRILEATWAEFPGLARNQIALTWVVYDPPVPVNTGGALSSEEFWKYPVRGFSYRGVERIFPASIVKLFYLVAVQEWLEQGMIQTSSELERAIRDMIIDSSNDATSLVLDVLTGTTSGPELPPGPFETWQLQRNIVNRYFQSLGWTEMETINVNQKPWGDGPYGRERAFLGEMRENRNMVTTNATARLIHSIVGGVAVSSGRSQAMMGLMKRSLHAEDDEAPDEENQVRGFLGGGLPPNAQLWSKAGWTSQVRHDAAYIELPSRHPYLLIVFTEGKANSKNKAILPFVSQQVVAAMDSLT; from the coding sequence ATGACATTTTTTCACAAAGACGCACAACTAGAAAAATTAGGCGATCGCATTTTAGAAGCAACTTGGGCAGAATTTCCGGGATTAGCCCGCAACCAAATTGCCTTAACCTGGGTAGTCTACGATCCCCCAGTGCCCGTCAATACTGGCGGTGCCCTTAGTTCAGAGGAATTCTGGAAATATCCAGTCCGGGGCTTTAGCTATCGCGGCGTCGAGCGAATCTTTCCTGCCAGCATCGTTAAACTGTTTTATCTGGTTGCTGTACAAGAGTGGCTGGAACAAGGAATGATCCAAACTTCCTCGGAGTTAGAGCGAGCCATCCGCGACATGATTATTGATTCCAGCAACGACGCCACCAGCTTAGTGCTGGATGTATTGACTGGCACTACTAGCGGTCCAGAGTTGCCGCCAGGGCCGTTTGAAACCTGGCAGTTGCAGCGCAATATCGTGAATCGCTACTTTCAATCCCTCGGTTGGACAGAGATGGAAACCATCAATGTCAATCAAAAACCTTGGGGTGACGGTCCCTATGGGCGAGAGCGGGCATTCTTAGGGGAGATGCGGGAAAACCGCAATATGGTGACGACCAATGCCACGGCGAGGCTCATACATAGCATTGTCGGAGGCGTTGCAGTTTCCTCCGGGCGATCGCAAGCAATGATGGGACTGATGAAACGCAGCCTCCATGCAGAAGACGATGAAGCCCCCGATGAGGAAAATCAGGTGCGGGGTTTCTTAGGTGGCGGACTGCCTCCAAATGCCCAATTGTGGTCTAAAGCCGGTTGGACAAGCCAAGTTCGCCACGACGCCGCTTATATCGAGCTACCATCACGGCACCCTTATTTGTTGATTGTGTTCACTGAAGGCAAAGCAAATAGTAAAAACAAAGCGATTCTCCCCTTTGTTTCCCAGCAAGTTGTCGCGGCAATGGACAGCCTTACCTAG
- a CDS encoding 2TM domain-containing protein, translated as MPPRWPRKPDRNDPAYRRLDDRMNFAIHVAIFGACNSGLWFFHNLQNATWPWATWVTGGWALVLATHALYIFALADYSDPVTESANTSAGLGFQPKTKEKSKKTT; from the coding sequence ATGCCTCCTCGTTGGCCTCGAAAACCAGACCGTAATGACCCCGCCTATCGTCGCCTCGACGATAGAATGAATTTTGCCATCCATGTGGCGATTTTTGGTGCCTGTAATTCTGGCTTGTGGTTTTTCCACAACTTGCAGAATGCTACATGGCCTTGGGCAACCTGGGTGACAGGCGGATGGGCGTTAGTCTTAGCTACCCACGCTCTGTATATCTTTGCACTCGCAGATTATTCCGACCCAGTAACAGAATCTGCAAATACCAGTGCTGGTTTAGGATTCCAGCCCAAAACCAAAGAAAAATCCAAAAAAACTACCTAA
- a CDS encoding C40 family peptidase, with protein MTHDSFREYQCRVNLNLYDSPSCTRLATQAAIGRHLRILSPNTDVSSIQVCLREDDYSGWVAIQDLKEIEEAQTPYEAHTISPTEIQNRIPQVIAFMQAAMQQPNYYLWGGTLEPNYDCSGLMQAAFAASGIWLPRDSYQQEAFTQSIAIQELQSGDLIFFGIGDRTTHVGLYLGEGRYIHSSGQEQGRNGIGIDVLSEQGDSISQSYFRQLRSCGRVVASYQPQRQ; from the coding sequence ATGACCCATGACTCATTCCGCGAGTACCAATGTCGAGTCAATCTAAACCTCTATGATTCCCCCAGTTGTACTCGTTTGGCAACTCAGGCAGCAATCGGGCGTCACTTGCGGATTTTGTCGCCAAATACAGATGTATCGTCTATCCAAGTTTGTCTGCGTGAAGATGACTATTCCGGCTGGGTGGCAATTCAAGACCTCAAAGAGATTGAGGAGGCACAAACGCCCTACGAAGCCCATACTATCTCCCCGACAGAAATTCAAAATCGCATACCCCAAGTCATTGCCTTTATGCAAGCGGCGATGCAACAGCCGAATTATTATCTCTGGGGCGGAACATTAGAGCCAAATTATGACTGTTCCGGGCTGATGCAAGCCGCTTTTGCTGCCTCTGGGATTTGGTTGCCGAGAGATTCCTATCAGCAGGAAGCATTTACACAATCAATTGCGATTCAAGAGCTACAATCAGGTGATTTAATCTTTTTTGGCATCGGAGATAGAACAACCCATGTGGGTTTATACCTGGGAGAAGGACGTTATATCCATAGTTCCGGTCAAGAACAGGGTCGCAACGGAATTGGAATTGATGTCCTTTCGGAACAGGGAGATTCGATTAGTCAGTCGTATTTTCGGCAACTGCGCTCTTGCGGGCGAGTGGTTGCCAGTTATCAACCACAACGACAATAA